One Chloroflexota bacterium genomic window, CAAGAAGCCGGATGATTTCCTCCCCCCCTTTTGAGATGCCGTCAGCCATGGTTCCGGCGCCAGTCAGAATCAGAACCCAGGGATCCGGATCACCACTGAACACACCTTCCAGTGTCGTCAGCTCTGCAAGATCGCTCTTAGCCAGAGCGTTCCGCTTGCCAGGACGATTGAACCTGACTACGCGAATCTGTCAGTTAGCCTCATAGCCAACAGCCATCGGCTCCTCCTTCTACCGCTGCCGTGCGTATCTGGTTCTTGCTGACTACATACAGACGGAGCCATCCAAGCCGGGAGTGAACGCCTACATCACGATGGCAGCCCGCGAAACCAGGCCCTTGTCCTGTTCCTCGAAAGCAATGTTTATTTCTTCTAAGCGATAGGACCGCGATAGTATTCTCTCGAAAGGATATTTGTCCTTGGTTCGGCTCAGGAAATCGAGCGCTTTCTTAATCGTATCGCGTCCGTAGAAGACCACGCAACAGATGTTCTTAGACCCCATGACCAGGAGAGCCGGGTCTGCCTCAAAGGTTCCGTGGCCAGGGCTTATGTTACCAATCTCGAGTAAGCGTCCGCCGTTGGAAAGCATATCCAATCCTTCAGGTATGGCCTTGGGCGTGCCTACCAACTCGGCAACCACATCCGCACCTGAGCCTTCAGTGATTTCTCTGACACGCTGTACCCGCGCCTCGGCTGTCTCAAACTCCCTCATGTCAATTACCTCATCGGCACCAAAGGCCTTGGCCAACTCCAGACGATCAGGTAAGCCATCGATAACAATCACCTTGTGGGCACCCATCTCCTTGGCCACTGCAGTCGCGTTGATGCCAAGGCCACCAGCTCCCTGAATGACAACCGTCTCCCCAAAGCTCAGGTTTACCCTCTCCAGGCCATAGAGGACCTCGGAAAGGGCACAGTTTACAGAGGCTACCATCTTATCACTCAGGTCATCTGGAACCTTGAAGACGGCGCTGTTCGGGCGAAGGTAATAGTAGTCAGCATAAGCCCCAAAGAAATGCGGTTCCGGCTCGCAAGGCCACATGAACACGAGATTCGCTTGACATTCTGCGTGGCGCCCTTTGAGGCATGCAGAGCACCGCCCACAAGGATTGAAGTAGGGGTATACCACGCGATCTCCTACCTCCAAAGGCTGGCCGGCAGAGTCGCTGGAAATGCCAACACCGAGCTTGGCGACCCTCCCCGTCATCTCGTGGCCTAGAATCACTGGCAGTGGCATTCCCAGAGCAGCGAGGTCTATGTCCCCTCGCCACTGGTGGAGGTCCGAGCCACAAATGTTAGCCACGGAAACTTTGACCAGGATTGCTCCAGGTTCTGGTTCTGGTACCGGATACTCGACGATCTCCATGGGTTTGCCCAGACCGTTATAGATTGCTGCTCTTCCTTTCTCAGCCATCGACAACCTCCTTCACCTGTTCCTCCTGCACACTTTACGAAGCACAATGCACGTTAGACAGACCCCTTTAGTCTACAAGACCGGGTGTTCTCATCTACTCGTTTCCGTACCAGCACACGTGGCTGGCGCACATAGTATCGGACACAAAGACAATGACGCTCACTTCGATCTCCTTGCTGTTCCAGTAGTGATCTTAGTTGGTCCCTTGGTGACTTCTGATCCCACAAGCACCCGCTTCTCTACCCCCATTTTAGGTCCTCGAGGATAATCAGGCGAAGGGCCGACCGGCCCGCGCATAGGCAGCCGCTGAACGGAACAGGTTAACAGCCATGAGGCTGGTCTCGGATGCGGCTCGCTGTTCGTAAATCCGGGCGA contains:
- a CDS encoding zinc-binding dehydrogenase: MAEKGRAAIYNGLGKPMEIVEYPVPEPEPGAILVKVSVANICGSDLHQWRGDIDLAALGMPLPVILGHEMTGRVAKLGVGISSDSAGQPLEVGDRVVYPYFNPCGRCSACLKGRHAECQANLVFMWPCEPEPHFFGAYADYYYLRPNSAVFKVPDDLSDKMVASVNCALSEVLYGLERVNLSFGETVVIQGAGGLGINATAVAKEMGAHKVIVIDGLPDRLELAKAFGADEVIDMREFETAEARVQRVREITEGSGADVVAELVGTPKAIPEGLDMLSNGGRLLEIGNISPGHGTFEADPALLVMGSKNICCVVFYGRDTIKKALDFLSRTKDKYPFERILSRSYRLEEINIAFEEQDKGLVSRAAIVM